GGCTCCCCCGGGACCACCACTCACCTCCTCACACTCGGCGCCCTGGAAGTACACGTAGCTGTTGCACTCCCGGCACTTGGCCGGCGTGCGGAGCTTCCGGAGCCGGTGGGTACGGGCCGCCTTGGACAGCCCCACGTGGCGGAAGGGCCCACTGGGCACGGCCACAGGCAGCTCCGGGGCCATGCCATCGAGGTcatctggtgggggtggggggcaggtggtCAGTGTCACCGCGGCAGGTCAGGGCCAGGTGCACAGAGAGAGTCCAAACCCCCCTCTCCCCGCTGCCCCGCCCAGGGGTCCCCTCACCCTGGTCAAAGGCTGATGCGCCTGTGCTGCCCTCCTGGTCGGCCAGCTCCTCGCTGGACGACATGGTGCCACTGGAAGACATGCGCTCGAACTTCTTAAAGTCCCCTGAGCAGGAAACGGGTTGTCAGAGACTCCCCTGAGGGCCACCGGCTGCACGATGAGCCCACTGAaacctgggggcgggggcagcaGCTCTCTGAGCCCCCCGCCGCCGGCCAGGCCCCTTCACCTGAGCCAGGGCTGGGGTCCAGACTGGCGTCAGAGTCTGAAATGGCGATCGGCCACGACTTGTGCACCTGGTGTCCGCGGCCACCTGCGAAGGTGTCCCCAGTGAAGGGCTGAAGGGGGCTGCAGGGGGCCCATGCCTGCCCCTGCCTGACACTCACCCCTGCGCTCCTTGGCAAGCTCCCCATCGCCGGGCCCACCTTCCTCTGGGGGACAGCCCGCGGCCTCCGCCACTGCAGCATCGCTGACGTTGAAGCTGCCCTTTCGGGCGCGCAAGACCGGGGACCTGGTGGGACCAACAGCCAAAAGAAGGGGTCACGATGGGGGTCACTGAGGCTcactgcccccgcccccacctcagGAGGGAAGTCCGGCTCCCCCGGGCATGTGCAGACGGCGGGGTACCAGGCGTTGGCGGAGACGTGGGGCTCAAAGTCGTAGTGCACGTCTGGCTCCTCGTCACGCTGCAGCTGGCGCACGTGGGAGGCGTACTGTTGGCCCGGGTCGTACAGCTTGCTGCTCTCACACAGCATGTGGAAGTGCACAGGCAGCGGGGCCGTCTGCATGTGCATCATCTGGTAATAGGAGATGGTGGCCTGCGggcaggcaggtgggaggggccctaaATGCTGGAGGTCCTGAGGCTGGATGGGCAGCCACCCTGCCCAGCCCGACAGaggcgggggctgggggtgggagcacGGTGCTCACCGACTTGATGGTCTGGTCGCTCTGCCGGATGACCTCCTGGATCTGCCGGAGTGCCGTCACCTTGGTGTCCTCAAGCTCCTGTTTCTGCGTCTTAGCATCCGCCACGCATGTGCGGTACGTGGCCATGGCTTcctctgcctggggtgggggcgggacGGGGTGCCCAGAGAGGCCTCAGCCTGGGGTTCAGCCCTCAGGGCATCTTCAGGCCCCACACGGAAATcagccaggcacaaaaggacaGGAAGGCATTCCTGGCAGGAGGCACAGCCCAGACAAAGGCCCGGCGGTGGGAAATCCTGCACAGGGCAGGGCGTCAGGCCCCGACGCCATGGGTCTTGTCCCGCACCTCCTGCCCCCTGACCCGCCCTCACCTTGTTTttggcctcctcctccaggcGCCGCCTCTTGTCCAGGGTCTTAGAGGCCGTGCCCCCTGCACCCGGGCCAGCGCCCACCTGCTCTTCCTCCGCCTTGGCCACTAGGAAGCGGGCCTTGTCGTGGTCTTCGCAGCGCTGAACGTAGCCCTGCTTGGCCTTGCGCAGATTGGACTCTGCCTCTTGCTGTGGACATGGGAGGGACCAGACCAGCACCATCAGCCAGAGACCGCGTTAGGGACCTCTGCCACCCACATCCCTTGGGCCAAAATCCCATGGCCAGTCAAGGAAACAGAGGCCCCCGCCCAAGAACCAGTGGTGGAAGAATAGGAGGTGACACCTACAGGGCGACCCTGGGAGGAGCCAGCATCTGGCATGCCCATTTCACAGCCAGGGAAGCTGAGGCACGGCTAAGCTCTGAAGGAGACACCAACTACATCATCCTCTTGACAcctacacccacacccacacccacacccaccagAGCGACTTGTGCTTCTATCTCTTACATTTCCTGTCTCAGAGATGAGAACAGTGAGGCTGCTCAGACAGGAAGTCAGGCACCCTCAGGGTTGGCAGGAAGAGCACTTAGTCAAAACCCAGTGGGCCTTCTGGGGGCCACACCTCACAGTCTACACGATCAGAAgcttaaacataaagaaaagagCTTACATGAGTACtaggagaaaccatgagagaatTTCTTAAAAAACAGCATGGGGAAGGCCTTTCCATGCGTGACACAGAACccagaaaccataaaagaaaagactgcTACTAACAATCTTGGGTTTCAACTGGGAAAACAAGCAACAGGTTAAATCAAAAGTCAAAACAataaactgggggtgggggagtttgTAACACATGTCCTCAAGGGCTGGATTCTCTAATATGTAAAGAGCTCTGGCAAGTCAATAAGAAAACAAGCTACTGTCCAATCCGAGGTGAGCAAAGGATATGAACTGAGAgctcacagaagaggaaaagcaTGGCTGTGTCTCGGGAGCTCAGCTTCTATGCTCATGACATCTGTGACCTAGCCATTACCTTTCGGGCACTGATCTAAATGCTAGGTCACATGTCTGAGCAACAGGGGCACAAGCTCGTCACAGCAGTGGTGTTTGAAACAGCAATAACTCAACAACAACTAAACTGTCCATCAGTAGGGGTTTACTGAACTAAGCCCTGTGGCTCTGCAGCTAAGCACTTGTAGCTGAGAAAAAGGGAGGAGTTTCACACGGAGTGAGATGGGACCAGTCCCTGGATATGGAGGTGAGTATAAAAGGCCAGAAGCAGAGCAGGGTACTCAGCAAGCTGTCATCAGGTGTAGAAAAGGGGGGAGAGGCTCATTTGCCAGATGTGCCACAGGACACCACTAGCTGGAGCAGGGGCCGTGGGGGCTCTGCACCGCAGACCCTGTTAGCAGGCCTACTGCCTTTGCAACAGCCCAAAGGGGAGGTGGGAAAAGAGCAACACAGAAGAACCTGGAGCATCCAACAGACCTGagagagcctcagtttccctctaaCCCAGACCTGCTCCTGGCGGCCACGGGTGACCCGGTCCCTCCGGACATCTGACCTGTGACAGTGATGGGGGCCCCGGGCcagggcctctcctgctgcagctgCGGGTGGGTAATGGGGCTGGAGCAGATGGGAGGCAGGACCCGCTCCAACCTGTGACACCACAGCGAGCCCCACGCGGGCACAGGGCACTCTGCCGGGTGTCCGCAAAACTCAGGAAAGGACCACCCGGGTGTGCACCAGGGGACTGTGCTTGCACGAGCCGGcccgccctgccccctcccagcctgCCACCCCGCGGTACCAGCTTCCTCTGGGCGCGGTGCCAAGACTCCTTGATCTCCTTCCTGCGCTTCTCGTGCTCAAGCCGCCGCAGGTTCAGGGGCTGGGGGGGGAGACGGGTGTGATGGGGACCTGGGCACCCTtcaccccaccctccctccagggCGAAGCCCACCTGCACGAAGGTCTGGGTCTGCAGAGTGCCCACCGCCTGTACCAGGCCATGGCCGAACTCCAGGTCCTGCTCCAGGGCCAGCGAGTAGATGGACAGGAGGGGCATGTGCGGCTGTGGGGGCGGGGCCGGCAGTCACTGGGGTGGGACAGGCGCCCTGGTGGAAGCCCTGCCGCCTCCCCGGCGCCCTCAGCTGCCCTTGTAGAGATGGGAAACCCCTTTCCTTTGGCCCATCTTTGAGGGGCGAGACACACCCAGGCCTGAGGGACCCGGCCCCGTTCCCTCGAGTTCCCCACCTCCTGCATGACGCTCTGTCTGCAGTTCTGGACGATCTTCTGCAGGCCTTTGGCAAAGTCCATCTCTGCAGCCAGGGAGAGGTGTGAgcgcaggggtgaggggaggggtgtgAGCGCAGGGGTGAGGGAAGGGGCCTTCCAGCCAGACCCCGCCCCACGGGCCCCAGCTCGCACCCAGCGCGCTCCGCTTCTCCAGGTAGCCGATGAGGTCCTTCATGTACTTGGCCATGTTCTTGGCGTACTGCAGCGCGGCGTCCACACCCCCCTCACAGCGCTGCAGCAGCGTGTCCACTGCCTCCGGGGAGAGGCAGCCTGCGGGACAGACACCCCTCAGCTCGGgctcctccccagcccacccTTCCTTCCGTCCTCAGCCCTCTGCCCCTAGGCTCAGAGACTCACCCTCATCACAGTCCTCACTGCTGGGGGTGGCACCGTCACTCCCCTGTCCATACAGGTTCTCCATGGACTGTACCAAAGGGAGACAGGTGAGTCCAGTCCGGGCTGGGTCCTGTTTGATGCCCACCCTGCAGGAGACAGTCACCGCCCCCCCTGGACAGAGCAGGAGACCACAGTCCACAGAGCGGGCAGGGGGGACTCACCCGCCCTGCCAGCCTGACCCCGTGCAGCACCCAGGCCATCCCTGCTCACCTGGCCCGGGTCCCCAGGGGGCACTGAGAGGAGGATGCTGCTGTCCACTTCGCCCATGAGGAACTCGGACACACTGCAGGGCAGGGGGCAAGTGTCAAGAGGCACATgggtccccacccttccccaccccctgccacccttccccacccccacactCACGTGCTGCTGAAGGAGACTGCAATGGTCTCCAAGGCCTTCTCAAACTCCTGCTTGTCCGAATCATTGTTGCACTCATAATGGAAGGCTGAGGGCAGACAAGGACGAGAGGGGTTGGCCCAGTCTGGGAGGTGACCACCCGTGCAACTAACTGAAGGGGCAGCACTGGAGTTGTTGTGCCCATCAAACTCCTatgcatccttcaaaacccaCTTCAAACATCCCCTCCTTCAGGAAGTCCTCCCAGACAGAAAGCCCTTGCTGCCCTGTCCTGGCTGACCTTTGACCTTGGCAATGAGGGTGCCGGCAGCTGTGAGCGACTCCACGGTGTTCAGCAGTGGGTACTTGGAGATGACCTGGTGCATCACGCGGAGGGCCTCACCCAGGCACTCATGGGCAAGCGGCCGGCGGGCCTCTAGGAGGTCTGCCGGGCAGAGTGGGTAtgagcagggagggaaggaaagcctGCCCACCTAaccacctaaccctaaccctcctCAGAGCTCCTGTCCCTGGGTGGGGAAATTGAGGCCAAGATGGGAGAAGGTAACTGCCTGAGGCTCAGTGTGTGACCTcgttgggggtgtgtgtgtgtgtgaggaacTGTCCCTCTTTCAACCGCTGACCAGGTCATCAAAGGCCAGATGTCAGTCTAGACAGTCCTGCTCAGGACACCCTTTCCTCGTCCCTCCAGAAAACAAACTCCCACTGACCTTCAAGTTGCAGTCCTGGTGCCTCTTCTTCCAGGCAACCCACCCggccccttccctgccccaaACTCTCAGGGCTCTGTCCAGctctctcccagccctgcctgcctgggCAATGGGGCTTAAACACCCCGTTACCTCACTCTCTCCCGACCAGCCACCCCGTGAGGCAGGTGCTGTCAtcacccccattttgcagatgaggaaacaggcatacAGGGGAGAAGTCATTTCTCAAGGATCACACAGCTTTTCCATCTCCACTAGCTCTGAAGGCATGAGAAGGAAGAAGGACCCTGCCTGGCTTTACCATAAGGGCAATTGGGAGCCACAGAAGGTGTTAGAGCAAAGGAGAGTCAAGGTCAGATCTGCATCTTCAAACGTGGCTTTAAATGCCCTCCTCAGATGTTCTTAATTGGAAAAAAGCGCTGTGTGTGGGCAGAACACGCACCATCTAGTGGAAACAAAGCCGAAGGAATATATAGATGGGGAAGGAATGAGCCAACCCTGAGACCCAGGAGGGACCTGGCCACCAGCTGGGAGGATATCTCCTGCACCTGTGTGCCTCTAATTCTGTGCCTGGTACTTGatgctcaaaaaaataaattaattaaattaattaaaaaatttttaaatggaatctaaaaataggtGTCTGATCCCTTTTCAGCACTGAGGACCCCCACTGAATGCCACCGACAGGGAGACCCCCATGGAGTCCCTGGCTCCAAATTCCTCCGAGTACAGCCCAGTGCCTCAGCACCAGGCAGGATTTGCTGCCTGAATCCGAGGCCAAGTCAGGGAGGCGGGAAGGAGCTTGTGGGATCCATGAAAGGCCGGCTGAGGAAAGGCCGGGCCACGCCCCTTCCCAGGACATTCCTCCCACACACCAGGCCCCTCGTGTCGCCTGGGCCTCGGCCCCCTGGGTCCCCGCAGCACACCCACCTGGGCAGGTGGGACTCTGGAGAAGCCTGGACACGCCCAGCTCAGCCCTGGCCAAGGCAAGCGCCGGGCAGCAAATGCCCCGAGTGCCACGTGCTCCTGGCCCGGCCCTGCACCCCGCACCACCCACGGTCCCCTCACCTCGGGTCCCCGCCTGGCAGCGCACCGGCGCCTGGTCCAGAGCCGGGTGCACTGTCCCGCAGATACACATGGCGCAGCCGTCAGGGCGCAGAGACCATGAATGCGCAGGCCGGGCTAGGCAACTGGCTGGTCCGGGGTCTTTGGTGCCAGGTCCTCCACAAGCAAACCGGCTCTGGCCGGTCTGAAGACCCGCCCCCCTCCGAGGAAAGCTCCGCCCCGGCGTCCTGCTAGCTCCCCAGCCTCAGGTAGCAGGAGTCTGGGACCCAGGGAGATGCAATTCGATTCGATTCGGGATGGGGCCGGCCAAGGGCAGGCAGGGAGACAGGCCCAGGTACAGGGTGTGGGGAGGTGCGGGGAGACCCCGCCCACGTGGATCCGGCCGCCCACTGCTTCCTAGGTGGACAGCACAGGGTCCCCAAGCCCTCTCACTGTCCCCACAACAATTACTGTGAGCTGAGGACATCTGGTTACAGTCAGCAACTCCCCAGGGCGTATCATTGCCCCGTTTCACAGATGAAATGCCAGAGGCTTAGAGAAGGGACAGCGGATCCAGTCTCACAGCCtggcaggagcagcagcaggatGCAAACCCACATGCTCTCTGCTCCAGGCCCTTCCCCTGGCCCAGGGCTGCCCCAAGGTTCAAAGAAGGGTGCCCCTGCCCTGGCCCATCCTCCTGCAGGACGCCCACTGGCTCAACCCTGCCCAGGCCTGGCCTCCAAGGAAGCGCCAGGATCGGAAAGGAACTGAGATTAGAGAAAGTTTCCCCAGGAAACaactccagccccaccccaggaccAGATAATCCTGGGGGCTGACACCCCCCAACCCAGCAGAGGCCGGGCCAGTAGAGCCCATTAGCGCCTACAAAGCTGAGGTCTCCCTCCAGTCTGAGGTCGAATCCAGGCTCTGGCCCCTCCTTGGCTGGCTGAGCCAGGAGTCAgggcccttctctgggcctcagtttcctcatctgtaaaatgggcacctGTGGGGAGCAGGCCAGAGTGTTTAGCATGGCCCTGGCACTGCGGTTTCTGGCAGGAGAGATCATAGTGCCCTCCTTGGTCGCCAGAGACAAACAGGAAGCAGATGAAAATAACTCGGCAGGAAGCTG
This window of the Mesoplodon densirostris isolate mMesDen1 chromosome 3, mMesDen1 primary haplotype, whole genome shotgun sequence genome carries:
- the ARHGAP45 gene encoding rho GTPase-activating protein 45 isoform X1, encoding MFSRKKRELMKTPSISKKNRAGSPCPQPSGELPRRDGADAVSLVPSLEPPSVALNAKATGTLKRPTSLSRHASAAGFPLSGASTWTLGRGHRSPLSTASPAEGPIQGPCPDTVEDISHLLADVARFAEGLEKLKECVLREDLLEARRPLAHECLGEALRVMHQVISKYPLLNTVESLTAAGTLIAKVKAFHYECNNDSDKQEFEKALETIAVSFSSTVSEFLMGEVDSSILLSVPPGDPGQSMENLYGQGSDGATPSSEDCDEGCLSPEAVDTLLQRCEGGVDAALQYAKNMAKYMKDLIGYLEKRSALEMDFAKGLQKIVQNCRQSVMQEPHMPLLSIYSLALEQDLEFGHGLVQAVGTLQTQTFVQPLNLRRLEHEKRRKEIKESWHRAQRKLQEAESNLRKAKQGYVQRCEDHDKARFLVAKAEEEQVGAGPGAGGTASKTLDKRRRLEEEAKNKAEEAMATYRTCVADAKTQKQELEDTKVTALRQIQEVIRQSDQTIKSATISYYQMMHMQTAPLPVHFHMLCESSKLYDPGQQYASHVRQLQRDEEPDVHYDFEPHVSANAWSPVLRARKGSFNVSDAAVAEAAGCPPEEGGPGDGELAKERRGGRGHQVHKSWPIAISDSDASLDPSPGSGDFKKFERMSSSGTMSSSEELADQEGSTGASAFDQDDLDGMAPELPVAVPSGPFRHVGLSKAARTHRLRKLRTPAKCRECNSYVYFQGAECEECCLACHKKCLETLAIQCGHKKLQGRLQLFGQDFSQAARSTPDGVPFIVKKCVFEIEQRALRTKGIYRVNGVKTRVEKLCQAFENGKELVELSQASPHDISNVLKLYLRQLPEPLISFRLYHELVGLAKDSLKAEAEAKAATRGRLDVTEREAVAVAMAGRLRELLRDLPPENRATLQYLMRHLRRIVEVEQDNKMTPGNLGIVFGPTLLRPRPTEATVSLSSLVDYPHQACILETLITHYSLVFEEEPEVASRCQDVTSNQGAEVVVQEPYPEASGGVAFPLPEEAEDGGLEPHVASNDSDSELEEASDLPSPADGVALHHLGFLEKLGGEASAEDGRDSRSGSEEQLGTATGEGEDGPGPGVWEDVGEEPAQRLAEHNTNQCNNVAAARLPAVRLRGGRLAGGAGWERQPEFV
- the ARHGAP45 gene encoding rho GTPase-activating protein 45 isoform X2, with the protein product MCICGTVHPALDQAPVRCQAGTRDLLEARRPLAHECLGEALRVMHQVISKYPLLNTVESLTAAGTLIAKVKAFHYECNNDSDKQEFEKALETIAVSFSSTVSEFLMGEVDSSILLSVPPGDPGQSMENLYGQGSDGATPSSEDCDEGCLSPEAVDTLLQRCEGGVDAALQYAKNMAKYMKDLIGYLEKRSALEMDFAKGLQKIVQNCRQSVMQEPHMPLLSIYSLALEQDLEFGHGLVQAVGTLQTQTFVQPLNLRRLEHEKRRKEIKESWHRAQRKLQEAESNLRKAKQGYVQRCEDHDKARFLVAKAEEEQVGAGPGAGGTASKTLDKRRRLEEEAKNKAEEAMATYRTCVADAKTQKQELEDTKVTALRQIQEVIRQSDQTIKSATISYYQMMHMQTAPLPVHFHMLCESSKLYDPGQQYASHVRQLQRDEEPDVHYDFEPHVSANAWSPVLRARKGSFNVSDAAVAEAAGCPPEEGGPGDGELAKERRGGRGHQVHKSWPIAISDSDASLDPSPGSGDFKKFERMSSSGTMSSSEELADQEGSTGASAFDQDDLDGMAPELPVAVPSGPFRHVGLSKAARTHRLRKLRTPAKCRECNSYVYFQGAECEECCLACHKKCLETLAIQCGHKKLQGRLQLFGQDFSQAARSTPDGVPFIVKKCVFEIEQRALRTKGIYRVNGVKTRVEKLCQAFENGKELVELSQASPHDISNVLKLYLRQLPEPLISFRLYHELVGLAKDSLKAEAEAKAATRGRLDVTEREAVAVAMAGRLRELLRDLPPENRATLQYLMRHLRRIVEVEQDNKMTPGNLGIVFGPTLLRPRPTEATVSLSSLVDYPHQACILETLITHYSLVFEEEPEVASRCQDVTSNQGAEVVVQEPYPEASGGVAFPLPEEAEDGGLEPHVASNDSDSELEEASDLPSPADGVALHHLGFLEKLGGEASAEDGRDSRSGSEEQLGTATGEGEDGPGPGVWEDVGEEPAQRLAEHNTNQCNNVAAARLPAVRLRGGRLAGGAGWERQPEFV